The genome window GCCCTACGGAATTTCATGGACTTTATATGAATACAATGAGGAAAAAGATAGTTTTTACAAAGTCCCTGAATCTGTTCTGAACACCACTAAAGTCAGAGAAATTAGCCTCgtaaataaagaaagaagataCTCTGTAGTTCCAACCGCCCCAACTACAAAAAATAGATCTGTTTCGAACCCTGGTCCGAGAAGTCAGTTAGATGATTACAATAATGGAGTATCAGATGACTATGATGAAGTTTCTACACCTGTTGGCTCtgaaatcaataatacAGACAGAGGGGGGAAACCCATTCGATCAAAATCCGTCAGGAAAGATATGAATCCAAGAGCAACATCCAATTCCAATACAGGTTATGTAAAAGCTGAAGATCgtaaaaaagaaattcaatTCGAAATTGCCGAATTAGAAAGaagattaaaaaatctGAAGGAGCCTTCTCGAATTTCTGAGTATTGTGATGATCAGGCGATTAACCATGATAacgataatgataatgaaaacaatagttaaattaattttcaaaaatgaaataattattaaataaaatataaacagTGTCAATAGTAGAGTAGATCCTGTCATATGAATGtgtaatgaaatatttttatttgaacGTCAATGATTTTTTGTAGCtatatttcaaatcaaTCTAAGATACAAAAAGAAAGtttgatatttattaaatttatttaagtCTATATAACAATCTAATTCAATTCACCATAAATGATACCTACACCTTGAACCCATTGAGAAATTGTACCTTGCAGACCAAGGATATGGAATCCATCAGGTGGAGACAATAAGCCTAATCCACCACCAGTAGGATTACCTAACATTTCAGATTTACGGCCTTTGCTAgttaaaatttgaattgcATCAATCCATTGACCTGATCTTACATTAAAACCTGTAATATGTTCATCCTCTTCTATTTCAAAATCGGTAAATTTAGCAGTTTCATTACCGAATGTAGCAACAGCTCCTTTTGAAAAGACTTGTAAACCATCTAAAGCATGTCCATGGAAAACTCTAACACAGTTCACTTTTCTTGAGTCAAATGCTATTATTCCAGTAGAATCTCCTGCTGTAGTACTACCAAAtgtaattgatttaatgCCTTTAATTGATTCATCGAATCCATAATCGCCCATTGATATATACTCAACGTTCAATAAGGAGGCAAAATCTTCAATATATGCTTCCGGAGCGTTaatagataatattttaacacCAAAAGAATTACCAAATTTAGCTAATAAATGGTCAGGAATTTTCTTATGAAAATCTTCTAAAGTCAaagtaatatttttctgtGGGCCAGTGCCACCCAAAGACTTTggtaaatattcaaaatatccATGAGCTAAGTCACCgcaaaatatttcaatggAATATACACCGGTATCAGACTTTATTTGACAGGTTTTCTCGCCTAATGGGAAAACAGATGCTCTTGGAGAAGTAAAAGAACCTATTTTACTAGGTCTGGAGAATGTCTCATCATAATAATCAGAAGGTAGTGTAAACGAAGGATGATATAAAAATCTTAATAAATCAAGTCTATGCCATCTACATTCGGTATCATCTGCAATAGGGGCAGCAACACCATAACTATTAGTTCTGGTTGAAAAGGCTTCTTTAGTCAAGAAAGATCTATTAAAGACAGGATAACCTCTTAACATAACACCGTATTCTTGATGTGGACACCCAAGTGAGTGGCCAATTTCATGCAAGAAAGCACCTAAAGTTACAGTTAAACATTCCCAATGAGAACCACATTCATCATTGTCATTTGCAACCTCTTCCTTAGATACAAGGGTACTGTCAGTGAAATATTCGACAATATCCTCCATAGTTGATGGCCACGAATATAAACCGTGGGAACCAAATATGGCTAGTTTGAACATATCATTACCACCACCCAGTGCAGCATGACCTgtgatgaatattttatccCAATGAGCATCCATAAACATAACAGCAGCCTGAACTGGTTTTTCACTAGTTACGAATGGGCCACCATATTTAACCATAGCTTCCATTGCGAACTCATACAGAGCACCGGATCTCTTTGCTGATCTATTTTGTTGAGCAACATCGTGATCACGAATCTCACTTACAGTCCTGTCACTGTGTAAAATATGAACTTTGATTGTTGATCTCATTGCTTGCTGAGATTTAAACAAAGTATCCTTTGCAAATTCTTCTACAAATTGAAAGGTTCTGTTACCAAATCCATTACGTAACATTTGTTCATTGGTATATGCTTGCATTAATCTGCCACCtagtttcattttcttAATGGCGAGCTCCAAACCATGGCCACCTTCTTTCTCTATCTGAGTCTTTGGAGAGTCATATACATATTCGGAATCTTTAGCAACTAGGAGACATAAATGAATCGGTTGATCGTTTAACATTGGTGTGTAATTAACCTTAATAATGCTTGTACTATTTCCTGTATCTGTACTTAAagtgaatttattttcaccTGGAGTTAATATGACAGTAGCTCTGAAGTGGTTTTCATTAATAGGGTACGACAGAGATGGCAATTGAGGGTGAAACACTTTAATAGATTTGCCATTTTCGTCATTATTTACTTTGCCATGAAGAATCAATGCTGGGGAGACAAGCTCATCTCCatcattcaaattaaatagCTCAATGTTACCTGACATTGTAAATTCTGTTTCAGATATTAGCAACTAGAGTAGTAGTACAATGAAATTTTACTCTAAACAACAAAAACTTCTCAACGCTTGACAATAGCCTGATTCTATACCTGTAATTGTTACAATAGAAGTTAATAAACATGGTTGCAACTAATAAACTTTCATTTCTTAAACCTCATCTCTCACAACAGCGTTTTATGAAACCACGTATTAACTTCTGACGGTAAATTTCCAGTTTTAAGATCTGTATCTCGTGGGCGGACAGAGCGGAACAACGTcacaatatattaaatcttACACTCTAGCAGCTAATGACATGTACAAATATCGCTCATAAACATTAGCTTATATTCAACtataaaacattaaatatattttatttaattctcTATTCTATATGCATTATAGATCTTTTTAAGCCAGCGTCAATCTTGAATGTTTTATGCACGATATTTAGATTTTGCAACTCGAtttgttttgttaaatagttttcaaattcaacGATACTACCACCAACACCGAAATATATATCCTTTGCAGCCAGTAGACATGTAAGATTAATGGCATTTTGTTGGTAATACGTTTTTAAGTCTATAATTGTCTCTGCAACAATTGTCAAATTTTCGGGTTGATATATAGTTTCTGAAGTTAACATCATAATGTTTTTAGCATTAGGAGATATTACTGATTTAGTCAGCTCGTCGAAACGTCTACTCCATGTACCGGATATGATGTTCACAGTtatatttctatttttcaaatcagAAAGGAATAGCGTTAATAGTTCTGGGGTTAGCATCAATTCATCATCTCTCACTGGCATATCAGGACTAGATTTAGTTTGCAAGTCATTCCACTGAACAGTATCTAAGACAGTTTTCGCCCACGTAATTATTAAGTTTGGGACTGTAACTAATCTCAATACAGACTTATTATAATCTGATAAAATTAGATTCAAACCTTTATCTTCATTCTCTTGTAAGtgatttttaaaaatatattcagtAGGCAACGATGTTCCACAACCTAGCTCTAATATTGTATCGTAATTCGATAGAGTGCAATACCTTGCCTTGAGATCAACCAATGCATCCACCAAATCAATAGAACATTCCCATGATTTCAATCCACCTTCATAAACATTCTTTCTAACATCTTCCGATGTGCCCCCTATCAGTATTTCTAGTTCCGTCTTGTCTGTAGCAGAATCATTTTCCAAATCTTCGCTCATTAACTGGTGTTTGATATCGAATAACTCTCTTCTGTATAGTGTTGTATTTGTCAATGGTGTTTGAAATTCTTCAAACGTTAATCTTACACCAGATAGCGATTCCAGAATCAATTGCAGATTTTCCAATGTTGGTTGAAAGGTTTCATCCGCAAGCAGACGAGGTTCATCTAGCGGATTAACAATTGTTGCATCAGTAACAATGTTGGTGACAGAGTTAGAACCGTCAAGTTCATCGTCTTCCAGATCATTTCCTGTGAACCCAAATGAGAACGACATCGggtatatttatttaagcAGTTGATTTTTAAGGTTTTTTCAACCAACTGCCTCCAATGCTGCAAATTCAATATGTAGAGGGACCTGATACGTGGTTTATAGCAACTAAACCGAGCATTCAAACCACTTAACTGGTCATTGAttgcgatgagatgagatgagataTGGGCTTATACAGAAATTTTTCAGAAGCTGGGTAACTATACAACTacataaaattataaaccGGGTAATTTGAGTTTTTCTATTAACACTGACAAGACGAAGCTTAAACTACTTTGATAGCTATGACATGTGGCAACCTCATTGATCATTAATCATTAATCGTTGACAGGTAGTCACCTTCTCACCGATAGATCAGGATCAAAAGTAATAATtcttgtttattttatttttattgatatatgaatataaaatattaaatatataataaactgCAGGACACAAGCGTTGCAATGAGACAGGAACAAAGTTGTCAAGTATCTAATAGTTCCGAGACCTCTCCCTGCAGTTTATATCATTTCTTTTCTGGTGGTCAATGAATGTTAATAGTAAAAAGTTGATAATCTAGttgaaaacaaaagaaCCTCTCCGCTCAAGGAAATTGGACGGAGCAGTGCTTATTTCGATTGAACTTGATCGTGACCAGTCCAAGGGTTTGCATTGACGGATTGTAAGTATTCGTTTGATTTCAATTGCCATTCTTTGGTCATTGTCCTTGGGTCATCTCTTGCAAGTTCTCTTACACCTGCAAATACaccaaaagaaattaataaacCGATGATAACACCTTTGGTTACGAAAACACCTTCACCCTTTGCTAGGACAGGTCTTCTTGGTCCCCATTCACCATAGGATATATACCACGCGGcttttttctcttcttcaGTTAATTGGGTCCAAGGTAATTTTTGTCTTGCAGCCAATTTTGAGACGATTGAATTTTGTTCTGAAGGGGGCATAGATTCCCATCTATTCTGTAGTTCAGCGATGGAAGCCTTCGAAAGTGCGTGAGACTGGATAAGTCTTCTTTGAGCGATGTGGGTGATGCTAGAGAAGGAAGAGCGTAACATAGTTCTCTGTTAACGAAATTTGAAAGATAGCAGCTGATTagtttttttgtttattgcaagtaaaaaaaattaccTGAAAGTCATATAATAACAGAgaagtaaataaatatctatatatatgtaaataACAAGGTCAAAGAAAACAGATGAATGCTAAGAACAGAACAATCGATAACAATGATTAAAATGTAAAAGTGTTCTATGGAGAAGTTGGTTATATACGTTTGGttgataattatttttcatttgaatcatatatttatataaatatattatgcTGTCAGTTTGGAAATTGCGAAGTTTGCGAGGTTTGCGAGGTTGGCCGCTGCGGAGATCTGTTGCTGGATAACTGTCTCGAGAGAGATTGGCGCAGCCAGGGAGACAGCAGTTGCGGGAAGGAAACAGGGAACAAACCCGCGTGAGACAGAGACAACGCAGCACAGGCCACTTGGTCAACAGTGTGTGCGTCGCCGTCTGGCCAAGTTGTTCGTTTTGTACAGATGATGCAGTGCAAGTGGCCAAAACCAGACATGTCTACGATATGTTTCGTGGAAATGCAGAGCAACCTGCGCACCATACACATACACTCAAACAGCGGTTGTCGCGCTGCGTTGTTCTCTGGCCACCCGCACCGCTTCTGTGCCATTCACGTCGCGCAGATACAATGCAGCAGCAACTGTCGCTGCTGCCTCCTGCCAGAACAGACCGCAGAAACCCTACagacaacaacaaaaaagCAGCAGAGGAACAACGCGGAAGCAGCACCGAAAAAGCGCAACAGCGCAGAAGCGCAGAAGCACAGCGCGCGGTCCAATCGGATATTACTTTCGACCAATCAGATCCCGTTGCTTGGGCCAGCGTGGTCCCCTCGTTACGGCGCGGAGAACGGACGCAGCAACAACCATCGCCGCCTTTAAAGCGTCTGGCTTCCGGGTGGTTGCTTGGTTACTTGGTGGCCAGTCTATCATGCTGTACGAGCAGTCATTAAAGTCACTAACGTCACAATGTTGCAATGTCGCAATGTCCGTGAGCTTGCTATGACAGGTGCTCACCATAGTGGTCTGGCGACTGTTAATTGAGAGACTAGGCTAGCCACGTCGTTTCTGTTCTGGAACTTGGTTGGCATCTCGTCGATGTTAAGTTGCAATGGTGCATGCTTATGGGTGGCTTCTCTAACAGCACTGTCATCTGCAATTTTCTCCTTTGTTGTGATGAAAGGTCCTGTAAGTTCGATTTCGATCATACTATCTTCCAATGTCTCAGTCAACGTCTTGCCATTTTCGCTTTCATACTTTCCTTCGTATTTCTGGAAATCTATCTCTTCCCAACGGATCCATCTCAATGGTAACAATGAGAACTTTATaaattctttcttttcaaatacAATCCTTGAATTCAAACTAATTGATCCAAGGTCAATTTTCTTACGGTTATTGTTACCTCCaaataaaaacaagaaGCTAAAGATATTCCATACTTGCAACTTCTTATTAGAATTAGTAATATCAATGGAAGTACTGGATTGGTTAATATCTGACTCCACATCACCAAATACTTTGTCTTGGAGAACTAGTAGCAtttgtaaatttaaaacatatttAAGCCCATCATCTACATtagtaatataatatattggCAGACAGTTTGCTAGTTTCGATATACTTAAGATACCATCACTTTGAAAATTGATTAGTTTCAATCCAATCGGATAGAGAGCTCTGACTTGGCGTCTATGGTTGatttctatttcttcttgtttctTAATTAGTTCTCGTTCTTTCTGCAGTTCGAGTTCTTTTATTCTCTTATCTTCTTCCAATTTATGTTTCTCTTTCTCTGCCTCCCTTTTCAGTTCATCCTCGGCAAGTTTTTGTAATAACTCTTGTTctctctttttcttttgttgtAACATTTTCACTCTATACTCCTCTTCCTCtctctttaatttttcagcCCTagcttcttcttcctctttTTGCTTCTTCATTCTAATTTCTTCCTCCGCTTTCCTGATTCTTTCCTCTTTCTCCTCTTGTTCTTTCCTCTTTTGCTTCTCCTCTGCTTCTATTTCTCTCCTTTTTCTATCCTCTTCCTCCTCCTCCTCTTTCCTCTTTCTGGCAAGTCGTTCTTCCTCTACTCTCAATTTCTCTAGCCTTAgttcctcttcttcttgtcTCTTTCTTTCTGCTTTTTCTTCTAGCAATTGTTCTTCGGTTTTGGGTACTTCTATCTTCgctatttttttattacgATTGGATTCATCTTGATCACTTTCACTAAACTCAACATCAGATCTCTGATGTTTTCCTCTTGTAGAGTTATCAACCTTGGTATCGTCGCCTTTGTCAACGATATATTTAACAACATCGGGTTTCAGCTGGCCTGAGTTAAACATCTCAAGCTCCTCAGAAGAACCAAccaatttcaattcatttgTGTCTGGTGTCCCatgtatattattaatggCATAATAAAATGCAGTTTTTCCTTTCTTGTCCTTTTTAGTCTTATCCGCTCCTGCCTCTAGAAGAAGTTTAACGATGTTTATATGACCTCTGCCAACAGCAGCCATTAATGGAGTGGTACCATCTGGTAAACTAGAATTTACATGTGCACCAAATGCTAAATATAAACTAGTGATGTCTTCGTGGCCATACCGTATGGattcaataaatgatttaaaatcCACTCTGCCACCGTTTTCAAGAAATAAACCTACATAGGTTAAATTACCGTTTCTTGAGGCCTTTAGAAGTTTTTCTCTGCCACTTTTAGAGGTGATATTTGTCCAATGAAATTCATCTTCCATTATATTTTCGTCATTGTTCTTCTCGTTATTTTTTACATGATCTGGTTCAGGAGTAGCAGTCATGGATCCCTTCTTCCTATCCCACTTATCACTTGCTTCCATTAGACATGCTTTTATTTGcattatatcatttataaCATCACTGCTGTAGTCCTCTTCCTCTTCAATGGATTGATATGCATTTAATCCTTTCGCATTTACAACTGTTGGATCGGCTCCTTTCTCtaacaaaaatttaactACATCCAGATGCCCATTTGCAGCTGCATCAATTAATGGTGTATCTCTGAACATCTCATAAGAGATTAAATTCACATTAGCACCATATTTGACAAGAAGTTTCACACAGTCTATGTACCCGTTCAGGGCAGCCTCATGAAGTGAAGAGTTACCTGCATTATCTTGATCATTTACATCAATTTCACCTTCCTCTAATAATCTTTTAACTATTTCAAACTTCCCCTTATCACATGCTATTTGTAATTTCGATCTTCCACCAGCATCTCGATAAATGcttttttttggttttctAACTTTTAATGAAGGTGTCGAGGAAGAAGACACTTCTGCTTTTGTTCTAATGAATTTTTGTTCACGTTTCAATTTAGAAGGTGAGGAATGAATCATGCGAATTCCATCCTTTGCTGTAAACGATTCATCTGCAAATACACTGCTAGATAATAcattgtatttattatcttcGATATCAGATAAATCTGAGTCAGTGTTCTCATTTGACTTCTTACGAGAATTGGATTTTCTATTAGATACTTGATCTGATCTTACCAGTCTTGTTAATTTTGCTTTCGGAAGGGGCTCTGGTTCAGTTGGTGCATCACTTAGTATTTCATCATCAGAAACAACAAAATCatctaaatcattattatccCCATCGTCATTATCACTGTCAGAAAATGAGTTCTTTTTCGGTTCCActaatatattctttaagTCTACCCTGAGAATTGATCCAAGATTAACATTGGTAGAAGTGTCGTTTTCATTTATGCTACtataatgatttatatCAGTTAAATCGGAAGTTATATTATCTTTGTTAATGTTTACAGGTGACTCTTCTTTATCTTCTGTCTTGATGTCATTATGTAAGTTCTCTTTGGTTATATTGgcatttaatttttcgtCACTGGTAGCTTCTTGTGTGTATATTTTGTGTTCTTGTTTATCATATTCCCTAGATTCTTTTTCCAGTGGTTCATTCTTCAAATCTTCCTTTTCCAGTCTTTCTTTCTCTAATTTTTCCTTCTCCAATCTCTCCTTCTCTAATCTCTCTCTTTCTAATTTCTCTCTTTCTAATCGTTGTTGCTCCTTTTCCATACGAACCTGATCCTCTTCTTCCTTTATCTTCTGATCAATGGCAATTTGCTCCAACTCTTGACGTCTACTGCTCATGTTAGAAAGGTAACTGCTAAGTGACCTTTTCTTGACAGGTGGTTCATTTCCATTGTCACtcatattttcatttatcGAAGCTCAGAACAGTTACTTGTAACCTAAAGCGGTCTCAATAATATATCCTagtaattataatatttgtagttttaaaatatatcaatagtACTACTAAGTACGATACAAACTATCGTGTTTATCGACTTGTGctgttttaaaatatttaatatttgaatatttttcaattttaagaaTTGGCAAAGGcttcaaaatatgaaaataacATTCAAATGGCTAtaaaagaagatatataatataagtAAGAAGAATTTCCCTTTATTCGAAAAAAACTTATACGCTGTATATAATATGTAaagtatttatatttatgagATATTACAGCTatgtttcaatttcatgACGGTATTATTGATGAATATCTATGCTGTTACATGTAAGATGGGGAAcattgaattaaatatagtGATAAGGATGAAATTATGAATTCTCAAATTTTTAAGTATTGAGAAGTTCAGGATGTGTTTgtattaatgaaatatcGTTAGTTGTATTTTGACGGTGGTCAATTTCATCTTGTTCTTGTGGTTGTTTTATATCgtttgatgatgatttctCGTTTTTTAAAAAGTCATTCCATTCCATtagttgaaaaattaaactCATGTTAGGACTTATTAACGTTAcgatattttttaatttatcatatGCATCATTCAATGATAACTTACTATACCTCATTATATATGCTACGATCAATGACGCTGATCTTGATATACCACATTGACAATGTATaagtatttttttcttgGCTATTACACCAGAATGCATGATATCGGTGACATGCTTTAATTCtaagaatatttttgagTTGTGTGTCCATGgaatatgataataatcAAGTTTTAAGTTATTTGGTATTAATGGGCCGAG of Tetrapisispora phaffii CBS 4417 chromosome 6, complete genome contains these proteins:
- the TPHA0F01190 gene encoding zinc metalloproteinase family protein (similar to Saccharomyces cerevisiae YIL108W; ancestral locus Anc_2.263); this encodes MSGNIELFNLNDGDELVSPALILHGKVNNDENGKSIKVFHPQLPSLSYPINENHFRATVILTPGENKFTLSTDTGNSTSIIKVNYTPMLNDQPIHLCLLVAKDSEYVYDSPKTQIEKEGGHGLELAIKKMKLGGRLMQAYTNEQMLRNGFGNRTFQFVEEFAKDTLFKSQQAMRSTIKVHILHSDRTVSEIRDHDVAQQNRSAKRSGALYEFAMEAMVKYGGPFVTSEKPVQAAVMFMDAHWDKIFITGHAALGGGNDMFKLAIFGSHGLYSWPSTMEDIVEYFTDSTLVSKEEVANDNDECGSHWECLTVTLGAFLHEIGHSLGCPHQEYGVMLRGYPVFNRSFLTKEAFSTRTNSYGVAAPIADDTECRWHRLDLLRFLYHPSFTLPSDYYDETFSRPSKIGSFTSPRASVFPLGEKTCQIKSDTGVYSIEIFCGDLAHGYFEYLPKSLGGTGPQKNITLTLEDFHKKIPDHLLAKFGNSFGVKILSINAPEAYIEDFASLLNVEYISMGDYGFDESIKGIKSITFGSTTAGDSTGIIAFDSRKVNCVRVFHGHALDGLQVFSKGAVATFGNETAKFTDFEIEEDEHITGFNVRSGQWIDAIQILTSKGRKSEMLGNPTGGGLGLLSPPDGFHILGLQGTISQWVQGVGIIYGELN
- the HPM1 gene encoding protein-histidine N-methyltransferase (similar to Saccharomyces cerevisiae YIL110W; ancestral locus Anc_2.259), translating into MSFSFGFTGNDLEDDELDGSNSVTNIVTDATIVNPLDEPRLLADETFQPTLENLQLILESLSGVRLTFEEFQTPLTNTTLYRRELFDIKHQLMSEDLENDSATDKTELEILIGGTSEDVRKNVYEGGLKSWECSIDLVDALVDLKARYCTLSNYDTILELGCGTSLPTEYIFKNHLQENEDKGLNLILSDYNKSVLRLVTVPNLIITWAKTVLDTVQWNDLQTKSSPDMPVRDDELMLTPELLTLFLSDLKNRNITVNIISGTWSRRFDELTKSVISPNAKNIMMLTSETIYQPENLTIVAETIIDLKTYYQQNAINLTCLLAAKDIYFGVGGSIVEFENYLTKQIELQNLNIVHKTFKIDAGLKRSIMHIE
- the COX5B gene encoding cytochrome c oxidase subunit Vb (similar to Saccharomyces cerevisiae COX5A (YNL052W) and COX5B (YIL111W); ancestral locus Anc_2.258), encoding MLRSSFSSITHIAQRRLIQSHALSKASIAELQNRWESMPPSEQNSIVSKLAARQKLPWTQLTEEEKKAAWYISYGEWGPRRPVLAKGEGVFVTKGVIIGLLISFGVFAGVRELARDDPRTMTKEWQLKSNEYLQSVNANPWTGHDQVQSK
- the HOS4 gene encoding Hos4p (similar to Saccharomyces cerevisiae HOS4 (YIL112W); ancestral locus Anc_2.257), whose protein sequence is MSDNGNEPPVKKRSLSSYLSNMSSRRQELEQIAIDQKIKEEEDQVRMEKEQQRLEREKLERERLEKERLEKEKLEKERLEKEDLKNEPLEKESREYDKQEHKIYTQEATSDEKLNANITKENLHNDIKTEDKEESPVNINKDNITSDLTDINHYSSINENDTSTNVNLGSILRVDLKNILVEPKKNSFSDSDNDDGDNNDLDDFVVSDDEILSDAPTEPEPLPKAKLTRLVRSDQVSNRKSNSRKKSNENTDSDLSDIEDNKYNVLSSSVFADESFTAKDGIRMIHSSPSKLKREQKFIRTKAEVSSSSTPSLKVRKPKKSIYRDAGGRSKLQIACDKGKFEIVKRLLEEGEIDVNDQDNAGNSSLHEAALNGYIDCVKLLVKYGANVNLISYEMFRDTPLIDAAANGHLDVVKFLLEKGADPTVVNAKGLNAYQSIEEEEDYSSDVINDIMQIKACLMEASDKWDRKKGSMTATPEPDHVKNNEKNNDENIMEDEFHWTNITSKSGREKLLKASRNGNLTYVGLFLENGGRVDFKSFIESIRYGHEDITSLYLAFGAHVNSSLPDGTTPLMAAVGRGHINIVKLLLEAGADKTKKDKKGKTAFYYAINNIHGTPDTNELKLVGSSEELEMFNSGQLKPDVVKYIVDKGDDTKVDNSTRGKHQRSDVEFSESDQDESNRNKKIAKIEVPKTEEQLLEEKAERKRQEEEELRLEKLRVEEERLARKRKEEEEEEDRKRREIEAEEKQKRKEQEEKEERIRKAEEEIRMKKQKEEEEARAEKLKREEEEYRVKMLQQKKKREQELLQKLAEDELKREAEKEKHKLEEDKRIKELELQKERELIKKQEEIEINHRRQVRALYPIGLKLINFQSDGILSISKLANCLPIYYITNVDDGLKYVLNLQMLLVLQDKVFGDVESDINQSSTSIDITNSNKKLQVWNIFSFLFLFGGNNNRKKIDLGSISLNSRIVFEKKEFIKFSLLPLRWIRWEEIDFQKYEGKYESENGKTLTETLEDSMIEIELTGPFITTKEKIADDSAVREATHKHAPLQLNIDEMPTKFQNRNDVASLVSQLTVARPLW